The Rhodospirillales bacterium genome includes the window TTGGCAACGCCACCCGCCAGCAGCTCTGCTTCAAAATCATCGTCAAGCTTTGGCCCTTCGGTTGTCAGCAACCGTCCGATCATGGGCTGCAGAACCAACAGGACAACAAGGATAATCATCAGGGCGACAATCACGACCTCAGCCGCGTCCAGAAGATCGTCGCGCTCGAAACCAAACAGCAGGTTCAGATCAAGAGCAACATCTTCGGCTTCGATATCGGCGAATTGCATATTGACGATTTCAAGCGTATCGCCCCGGTCTTCATCGTAACCAATGGCGGAACTGACAAGCGCTTTAATTTGTTCGATCTGTTCTTCGGAGCGTGGGGCGTATGTCCGGTTACCGTCTTCATCGGTCGTGTAGGTACCGTCGATCAGAACCGCAACGGATAACTTATTCACTTCGCCGACCTCACGCACCATGTTGCGGACGGTCTTGCTGATTTCATAGTTCGTCGTTTCTTCGATCCTGTTGCTTTCAAGCGCTGGTTTCGGATCAACGAACAGGTCGCCGGCAATCCCGGGCAGGTTGTTCTGAACGGATACATCGCCCGACGGCGGTTCACGTTCGACGTTATTTTCCTCGACGACCTGCGAGGAACGGACGACCTGTGTTTCCGGATCATACAGTTCTTCGTTGGTGCTGATGCGGTCGAAGTTCAGGTCTGCGGTGATGTGTGCGCGAACGTGGCCATAGCCGACAATCCGTCCGACAATATCTTCAACCGCGCGGGTCAGGCGCTGCTCGTAATTGCGGCGCATCTCTTCGGCCTTCAGGGTCATCAGCGTATCTTCGCTGTCACCGCCGCGGGCCAGCAGGTTGCCGTTACTGTCGATGATGGATACCGTGTCCGGCTTGAGTTGTGGCACAGCGGAGGAGACGAGGGATTGCACGGACAAAATCTGTTCGCGGGAAAGCGTCGCGCCGGGGCGCTGGGCGATAAAGACGCTGGCGCTGGCGGGCTGACTGTCGCGGCTGAACAGCTCACGTTGCGGCAAAACCAGATGAACGCGGGCGCTGCGCACAGGGTCGAGGGAGCTGATCGTGCGGGCCAGCTCACCCTCCAGCGCGCGGACCTGATTGATGTTTTGCACGAAATTCGTTGTGCCAAAACCGGTCTGGCTGTCGAAAAGCTCATAGCCCATAGAGCCGCCATTCGGGAGTCCTTCTTCAGCCAGCAGCATGCGCGCCCGGCTGACATCGTCTTCCGGAACCTTGATGCGCAGCCCGTCGGGGGACAGGTCGTACGGGATTTCGTTTTCGTCAAGTTTGGCGGCAATCGCCGAAGAGTCGATGCTGGACAGGTCGCTGTAAAGCAGCTTCATTTCGCCGGTAGAAACGCGCATTGAAACAAATACAAAAAATAGCAAAAGCCCTACGAGAACGCCGCCCAGGATAGCCATTCGTCCGGGGCCGAGTTGCTTCATTGTCTCAAGAAAACTGTTCACAGGGACCAACCTTTATTATCTGTTTAAATTACGCCCGGCCATCTCGGGGAAGAGGGTGGCGCGCGCGTCGAAGACGGCGGAAAGGACGAGACGTTCACCTTGGTGTGAAAGGTGGTTGAATCTCGGCTCCCCTGAATATTATAAAGCTTTTTTTAATGTTTTTCCACAGCCAACTGTCATAAGAAAAATAGAGGATAAGTGTTTGGCGTTTATCAGAAAACTTGACTTTTGACAGTTGTCATAGTAAAATGATAATAGGTTAGTGTACCATTAGTGTACATGGGTTTATAAAACGGTTAGTGATATGTTGGAAGCTGTTAATTCAGTATTACAGAACGCGCCGCTGGTTCGGGGAAATGCCGAGCAGGTAAGTGCTGTTGAATCCTACGCCGCCAACCCCGATCGGGTGCAAAAGGTGGCGCAGGCTCCCTATGTTAGCCCCTATATTCATGTTGATCTGAACTACGACAAGGCCGTTCTGCAAATTCGCGACTCGGATACAGGCGATGTCTTGAACCAGTTCCCGTCGCAAAAACGTCTGGAAGCGCTGGCGCGCGATGCGGCCCGTCAGGCATCCGTATCACCGTCTCCGAAAAAGCAGGAGGAAAGCGCACAGGCTTATGTTGAGAAGACGCAGCCGCGGCAGCAGGCTCAATCCGCTCCGCAAGCGCAACCGGCGCCGCAGCAGCAAGTTTCTTCGCAGCAAATTGCCGCGTTTGAAGCCGCTTCACATGCCGGACAGTCAACCGGCGGCGATGTGACGGTCCTCGCATAAATAATCGACCATATAAAAAAGCAAACCGCCGCTGTTAAACGGCGGTTTTTTTATGTGGCAGAGCAGGGGGGCTATTTAACCTCTTCGGCCTCTTTTTGACGGGTCATCAGACCGGCGGCGATTTCCTGATTGATCTCGATCAGGATATTGAGCTTTGTCTTTTCCGGTGCCGCCAGAATATCCAGCGTATGGTTGAAAATAAAAACGCCCAGATTGGCAATATTGTTACGGAGAGCGAGCGGGCGCTCCGGGCTATCATCTTCCATAGCGGTGTCGACAAACATCATCCATATCTGGCGGTTGTAATTTAACACGTCGTTCAGCTCTTCCGGATCGACGCTGTCCCAGCGTTTTTGTAAATCCTGAAAGGCATTAGCCGCTTTGAGCAAAACACGCGCCTCAACCTCCCGCTGATCGGGGGTGTGGGCCTGTGCATGCTGTCCATACGCTCCGGCGGCGGCGGCGTGCGGATTATGCGGTTGTCCGGGATTGCTGCTTTTTGACATTTTCAATCAATTCTTCTTCGTGGTGGATGAGTTCGCGGGCTTCTTTCAGGGCTTTATAATAATGCCCCTCGATGATGTGATCGCTCATTTTCATGACGAACAGGGTGATGGTCGGGGCCGCATCCTGCACTTCCTTGACCAGTTTGAAAAACTTGTCGTGGTAATCGCTGGGGCGCCGGGCCAGATACATGCACTGGACCAGAAAATAGATTTTTTTGCACGGCGTGTCGGCGTCTTCCTCTTTCATGACGTCTTTTTCGCGCATGATCGGGGAGTTACCGGAAATGTGCAGGCGTGTGCGTTGGTCGTCATTGGTGATGACGGCATCGCCGACCAGAACTTTTTCACCGGGTTTGAGATCGATAATCAGAGCCATAGGACTTCTTCCTTTCTGTCAGAGCGCAGGACTTCTTCCTTCAAAGCAATATATAATGATTCTATCACGGAAATAGTAAAGATTCCATGGACAAAAAAGGACTTTATTCCAAAACGCGCACAACAAAAAACGGCGGGAAAAACCCGCCGTTTTGAATTCGTTATATTGGTATTCCCCGGCCCGATTAGAACAGTCGCAGGATGGACTGTTGCGACTGGGATGCCAACGCCAGAGACGTAACACCCAATTGCTGGCGGGTTTGCAGAGCCAGCAGTTTCGCGCCTTCCTCGTTCTGGTCGGCCACGGTCAGCTTGTCGGCACCTTCCGTCAGCGTGTTGATGACTTCGTTGGTGAAGTCTTCACGCGTCTGGATGATCGCCAAATCGTTCGACAGCGTATTCCCGAAGGCCCGGACAGCTTCCAGAGCGCCGCGGATTTCATCGGCCGCCGAGTCAACGATCGAGCTGTTGGCAAACGTGGTTTCCGTGATCCCCAGACCATCGGCGGAGAAATCAACCCCTTGCGTGGTCAGGGAGCTGGAACGCAGTTCGTTGAAGAACGTTACCAGGTCATCGCCTTGCAGCAGGTTCGTACCGCGGTAGTTCGAGTCAACAACCAACCGGTCAATCTGGGTCCGGACTTCGTTATAGTCCGCCGCCAGAGATTCCAGCTTGGCGCTACCGGTACTGAAGGCGTACACGCGATCTTGCTGGTTCCCGGCCCCTGTTGTGGCCAATGGATCAAGAGCACCCGTATCATCACCAAAACCAAGATTGAAATCAGTTGCCGCAGCGCCCGTAACAGAGATCTCAACAAAATCAGTGTCACCCGAAATTGATTTAATCTTCAACTGCCCGGTTTGGCCATCAAATTCAGCACTGATCAATTCATTAACATTGGCGTCCTGATTGACGGCATCCACCAAATCTTGGAAAGTTTCAGTGCCCGCCAGAGGGCCAAAGGTAATGGTGTTCGTGCCATTGACGGAAATGCTAATTGAATCACCGGCAGCAAGGCCACCGAGGATTTGAGTGCCGTCAGCATTATCATAAGTTCCTGTTAACAGGTCGCCAGCTTCCGCCAGATCTCCTGCTGCCTCATAAATGGAAACAGAACTCAACTCTTTGCCGGCAACGATTGTCGCGGCGGCCAGTGTGTTACCGGCACCGTCCAGTTCGTTTGCAAACTGGGTTGTGAAGCCCAGATCGGCAAAGCCGTTCAATGTCGTTGCTTGTACGGCGCTGTTATCAACAACCCGGAAGGTTTGTCCGTCCGTGCTGTAGATATCCAGGAAACCATCATCAGTAACCCGGGCTTCGATTTCACCGTTCTGGTTATCGGCAAACGCGTTGGTAATCTGGGCTGCCAAAGATTCAGCGGTATCACCGGCATTGATCGTGATGGTTTCACTCACCAAAATGCCGTCACTGCCAACAACGTTGATGTCGAACTGGGCGCCAGCTGTAATGTTAGCCAGTGACGTCAGGTCGGATACGTTGCTCAGGTCCGTCGAACCGGTTACACGTGCTTCCCCTTCGGAGGCGAGCAACTCGTCCCGGGCGGAGTTCACGATTGATTCGGCTTGTTCAACCAGTTTGGTCAAGCCCGTCACACCTTTGTCCGCGGTCTGAATGGTCTGGATCGACTGACCGATACCGTCGAGAAGACGGGTCAAGTCGCCGGCCCGGTTATTCAGGGATTGTGCGGCAAAGAAGTTCTGGGGGTTATCCAGAGCGGAATTGACTTTACGCCCGGTTGCCAAACGGAACTGGGTGGTGTCAATGCTTCTCTGGGTGGATTGCAGGCTGAGAAGGTTATTCCTCAACGCTGCGGTCAATACAACATCAGAAGTCATATGGGATCTCCTTTCCTAAGGTTCTGATCTACATAAAGTATGCGTCGGAATCCTCCCGA containing:
- a CDS encoding flagellar biosynthesis repressor FlbT, which translates into the protein MALIIDLKPGEKVLVGDAVITNDDQRTRLHISGNSPIMREKDVMKEEDADTPCKKIYFLVQCMYLARRPSDYHDKFFKLVKEVQDAAPTITLFVMKMSDHIIEGHYYKALKEARELIHHEEELIENVKKQQSRTTA
- a CDS encoding flagellin, coding for MTSDVVLTAALRNNLLSLQSTQRSIDTTQFRLATGRKVNSALDNPQNFFAAQSLNNRAGDLTRLLDGIGQSIQTIQTADKGVTGLTKLVEQAESIVNSARDELLASEGEARVTGSTDLSNVSDLTSLANITAGAQFDINVVGSDGILVSETITINAGDTAESLAAQITNAFADNQNGEIEARVTDDGFLDIYSTDGQTFRVVDNSAVQATTLNGFADLGFTTQFANELDGAGNTLAAATIVAGKELSSVSIYEAAGDLAEAGDLLTGTYDNADGTQILGGLAAGDSISISVNGTNTITFGPLAGTETFQDLVDAVNQDANVNELISAEFDGQTGQLKIKSISGDTDFVEISVTGAAATDFNLGFGDDTGALDPLATTGAGNQQDRVYAFSTGSAKLESLAADYNEVRTQIDRLVVDSNYRGTNLLQGDDLVTFFNELRSSSLTTQGVDFSADGLGITETTFANSSIVDSAADEIRGALEAVRAFGNTLSNDLAIIQTREDFTNEVINTLTEGADKLTVADQNEEGAKLLALQTRQQLGVTSLALASQSQQSILRLF
- the fliF gene encoding flagellar M-ring protein FliF; translated protein: MNSFLETMKQLGPGRMAILGGVLVGLLLFFVFVSMRVSTGEMKLLYSDLSSIDSSAIAAKLDENEIPYDLSPDGLRIKVPEDDVSRARMLLAEEGLPNGGSMGYELFDSQTGFGTTNFVQNINQVRALEGELARTISSLDPVRSARVHLVLPQRELFSRDSQPASASVFIAQRPGATLSREQILSVQSLVSSAVPQLKPDTVSIIDSNGNLLARGGDSEDTLMTLKAEEMRRNYEQRLTRAVEDIVGRIVGYGHVRAHITADLNFDRISTNEELYDPETQVVRSSQVVEENNVEREPPSGDVSVQNNLPGIAGDLFVDPKPALESNRIEETTNYEISKTVRNMVREVGEVNKLSVAVLIDGTYTTDEDGNRTYAPRSEEQIEQIKALVSSAIGYDEDRGDTLEIVNMQFADIEAEDVALDLNLLFGFERDDLLDAAEVVIVALMIILVVLLVLQPMIGRLLTTEGPKLDDDFEAELLAGGVANPALEGPGNFGSEEYEPPALKDEDDSLIDMQQVEGKVKASSVKKIEDIVDSYPGEAVSVLRNWMSQES
- the flaF gene encoding flagellar biosynthesis regulator FlaF, with protein sequence MSKSSNPGQPHNPHAAAAGAYGQHAQAHTPDQREVEARVLLKAANAFQDLQKRWDSVDPEELNDVLNYNRQIWMMFVDTAMEDDSPERPLALRNNIANLGVFIFNHTLDILAAPEKTKLNILIEINQEIAAGLMTRQKEAEEVK